One window from the genome of Marinobacter sp. es.048 encodes:
- a CDS encoding bifunctional aconitate hydratase 2/2-methylisocitrate dehydratase, with amino-acid sequence MLEAYREHVAEREALGIPPKPLNAEQTAALVDLLKNPPAGEEDTLVYLLENRVPPGVDEAAYVKAAFLTAIVKGEASSPLLDKQTAVKLLGMMQGGYNIETLVDLLDDSELAELAGEQLKRTLLMFDAFNDVKEKMDAGNPVAKAVVESWANGEWFTNKKKVPESTKMVVFKVTGETNTDDLSPAPDAWSRPDIPLHARAAYKMERDGLKPEEPGVTGPMSQIDEIKSKGLPVAFVGDVVGTGSSRKSATNSVLWFFGEDIPGVPNKRAGGVCIGNKVAPIFFNTMEDAGALVFEAPVDDMNMGDVIEIRPYEGKILNEAGETISEFKFKSEVILDEVQAGGRIPLIIGRGLTAKARTALGMGATDLFRLPKDPEAGTKGFTLAQKMVGKACGLEEGKGVRPNTYCEPHMTTVGSQDTTGPMTRDELKDLACLGFQADLVMQSFCHTAAYPKPVDVEMQHTMPDFIRTRGGVSLRPGDGIIHSWLNRMLLPDTVGTGGDSHTRFPMGISFPAGSGLVAFAAATGVMPLDMPESVLVRFKGEMQPGITLRDLVHAIPLYGIKQGMLTVEKKGKINEFSGRILEIEGLEHLTVEQAFELSDASAERSAAGCTINLSEESVAEYLRSNITMLRWMIAEGYGDPRTLERRAQQMEEWLADPKLMRADKDAEYAHVVEIDLAEIKEPIVCCPNDPDDARTLSEVAGDKVDEVFIGSCMTNIGHFRAAGKLLAQNKEPLKTRLWMSPPTKMDQAQLMEEGYFNIYGTAGVRTEMPGCSLCMGNQARVAAKSTVLSTSTRNFPNRLGDGANVYLTSAELAAVGAVLGKLPSAEEYMEYAKDLNSMSKEIYKYLNFDQMENYTKKAAEANVA; translated from the coding sequence GTGTTAGAAGCCTATCGTGAACACGTTGCTGAACGTGAAGCCCTGGGTATTCCTCCCAAGCCCCTGAACGCCGAGCAGACCGCTGCTCTGGTCGATCTGCTGAAAAATCCGCCGGCCGGTGAGGAAGATACCCTGGTGTATCTCCTGGAAAACCGCGTACCGCCGGGTGTCGATGAGGCCGCATATGTAAAGGCTGCGTTCCTGACCGCCATCGTAAAAGGCGAAGCCTCTTCTCCGCTGCTGGACAAGCAGACAGCGGTCAAGCTGCTGGGTATGATGCAGGGTGGCTACAACATTGAGACCCTGGTTGACCTTCTGGACGACTCCGAACTGGCCGAACTTGCAGGTGAGCAGCTGAAGCGCACACTGCTGATGTTTGACGCCTTCAACGACGTGAAGGAAAAAATGGACGCAGGCAACCCAGTTGCCAAGGCAGTCGTCGAATCCTGGGCCAACGGCGAGTGGTTCACCAACAAGAAGAAGGTACCCGAGAGCACCAAGATGGTGGTGTTCAAGGTCACTGGCGAAACCAACACCGACGACCTGTCTCCGGCCCCGGATGCGTGGTCCCGCCCGGACATCCCGCTGCACGCCCGTGCTGCCTACAAAATGGAACGTGACGGCCTGAAGCCGGAAGAGCCGGGTGTAACCGGCCCGATGAGCCAGATCGACGAGATCAAGTCCAAAGGCCTGCCTGTTGCCTTCGTGGGTGATGTGGTCGGTACTGGCTCCTCCCGTAAGTCGGCCACCAACTCCGTTCTGTGGTTCTTCGGTGAAGACATCCCGGGCGTGCCGAACAAGCGTGCCGGCGGTGTCTGTATCGGTAACAAGGTTGCCCCCATCTTCTTCAACACCATGGAAGATGCCGGTGCCCTGGTTTTCGAGGCCCCCGTCGACGACATGAACATGGGCGACGTTATCGAGATCCGCCCGTATGAAGGCAAGATCCTGAACGAGGCCGGCGAGACTATCTCCGAGTTCAAGTTCAAGTCCGAGGTAATCCTGGACGAAGTTCAGGCCGGCGGTCGTATCCCACTGATTATCGGCCGTGGCCTGACTGCCAAGGCTCGTACAGCACTGGGCATGGGCGCGACCGACCTGTTCCGCCTGCCGAAAGATCCCGAGGCCGGCACCAAAGGCTTCACCCTGGCCCAGAAGATGGTCGGCAAAGCCTGTGGCCTGGAAGAAGGCAAAGGCGTTCGTCCGAACACGTACTGCGAGCCACACATGACCACCGTAGGCTCCCAGGACACCACCGGCCCGATGACGCGGGACGAGCTGAAAGACCTAGCGTGTCTGGGCTTCCAGGCCGATCTGGTCATGCAGTCTTTCTGCCACACTGCTGCTTACCCGAAGCCGGTTGACGTGGAAATGCAGCACACCATGCCGGACTTTATCCGTACCCGTGGCGGTGTTTCCCTGCGCCCGGGCGACGGTATCATCCACTCCTGGCTGAACCGCATGCTGCTGCCGGACACCGTAGGTACCGGTGGTGACTCCCACACCCGTTTCCCGATGGGCATCTCCTTCCCGGCCGGTTCCGGCTTGGTGGCGTTTGCCGCGGCGACCGGCGTTATGCCTCTGGACATGCCGGAATCCGTTCTGGTTCGCTTCAAGGGCGAAATGCAGCCAGGCATCACCCTGCGTGATCTGGTACACGCCATCCCGCTGTATGGCATCAAGCAGGGCATGCTGACCGTTGAGAAGAAAGGCAAGATCAACGAGTTTTCCGGCCGCATCCTGGAAATCGAAGGTCTAGAGCATCTGACGGTAGAGCAGGCATTCGAGCTGTCCGACGCTTCTGCCGAGCGCTCTGCTGCCGGTTGTACAATCAACCTGTCCGAAGAGTCCGTGGCCGAGTACCTGCGCTCCAACATCACCATGCTGCGCTGGATGATTGCCGAAGGTTACGGCGACCCACGTACCCTGGAGCGTCGCGCCCAGCAGATGGAAGAGTGGCTGGCTGATCCGAAGCTGATGCGTGCCGACAAGGACGCGGAGTACGCCCACGTGGTGGAAATCGATCTGGCCGAAATCAAAGAGCCGATCGTATGCTGCCCGAACGACCCGGACGACGCCCGGACTCTGTCCGAAGTGGCCGGCGACAAGGTAGACGAGGTATTCATCGGTTCCTGTATGACCAACATCGGTCATTTCCGTGCCGCCGGCAAGCTGCTGGCGCAGAACAAGGAACCCCTGAAGACGCGCCTTTGGATGTCACCTCCCACCAAGATGGACCAGGCTCAGCTGATGGAAGAAGGCTACTTCAACATCTACGGCACCGCCGGTGTTCGCACCGAGATGCCGGGCTGCTCCCTGTGCATGGGTAACCAGGCACGTGTCGCGGCCAAGAGCACCGTGCTGTCAACCTCCACCCGTAACTTCCCGAACCGTCTGGGCGATGGTGCCAACGTGTACCTGACCTCCGCGGAACTGGCAGCG
- a CDS encoding tRNA-(ms[2]io[6]A)-hydroxylase — MNNALQEIHNFLPCRTPQRWIDNALANQDLMLIDHAHCEKKAASTALSLMYRYVDNTDLLNKMSRLAREELRHFEQVLLIMKKRGVDYCHLTPARYAAGLRQEVRSEDPGRLVDVLIVGAIIEARSCERFAALAPFLDEKLADFYISLLKSEARHYQDYLTLAEQAAGGPIEARVGDFLALEKALIENPDTEFRFHSGPVSA, encoded by the coding sequence ATGAACAACGCCCTGCAAGAGATTCATAACTTCCTTCCGTGCCGGACCCCGCAACGATGGATCGACAATGCCCTGGCGAACCAGGACCTGATGCTGATCGATCACGCCCATTGCGAGAAAAAGGCAGCCTCCACAGCGCTCAGCCTGATGTATCGGTATGTCGACAATACCGATCTGCTCAACAAGATGTCCCGGCTGGCCCGGGAGGAGCTCCGGCATTTCGAACAGGTGCTCTTGATCATGAAGAAGCGGGGCGTGGACTATTGCCACCTCACACCGGCTCGTTACGCTGCAGGGTTGAGACAGGAAGTCCGGTCAGAAGATCCCGGGCGTCTGGTGGATGTGTTGATTGTAGGCGCCATCATCGAGGCACGCTCCTGTGAACGGTTTGCCGCGCTCGCTCCATTCCTGGATGAAAAGCTGGCGGATTTCTACATCAGTCTGCTGAAATCCGAAGCCCGGCATTACCAGGATTATCTGACTCTGGCAGAGCAGGCCGCCGGTGGGCCGATCGAGGCGCGCGTGGGCGATTTTCTGGCGCTTGAGAAAGCGTTGATCGAGAATCCGGATACGGAGTTCCGGTTCCACAGTGGGCCGGTTTCAGCGTAG
- a CDS encoding LysR substrate-binding domain-containing protein — protein MKYSFRQLEVFLAAAHYQNITRAAESLAMSQSAASSALKELENQFDIQLFDRVGKRLQLNELGRLYRPKVEAVLAQANELEQAFSKHTEVGALKVGATLTIGNYLAVGVMAQYMNTPTHPRVSLEVANTSTIARRVKDFELDIGLIEGELQSSELDVLPWRGDELVMFCSPSHPLAGKASLSDEDLRNATWIMREQGSGTRQSFERGMHGLLPDLNVLLELEHTEAIKRAVEADLGIGCLSEVVLADAFKRGSLVPLTVPAHRRFDRQFYFILHKQKYRSAGIDAWIDLCRQLR, from the coding sequence ATGAAATACAGTTTCCGACAGCTGGAAGTTTTCCTTGCAGCGGCGCACTACCAGAACATTACCCGCGCGGCCGAATCACTGGCCATGTCGCAATCCGCGGCCAGCAGTGCGCTGAAAGAACTGGAAAACCAGTTCGATATCCAGCTGTTTGACCGCGTTGGAAAACGGCTCCAGTTAAACGAACTCGGGCGGCTATACCGTCCGAAGGTGGAAGCCGTCCTGGCCCAGGCCAATGAACTGGAACAGGCCTTCAGCAAGCACACGGAAGTGGGTGCTCTAAAAGTGGGCGCCACGCTTACTATCGGCAACTATCTGGCCGTGGGTGTCATGGCCCAATACATGAATACCCCTACACACCCGAGAGTCTCCCTGGAAGTCGCCAATACCAGCACCATCGCAAGAAGGGTGAAAGATTTCGAACTGGATATTGGCCTTATTGAGGGGGAGCTGCAATCTTCCGAACTGGACGTGCTGCCCTGGCGAGGAGATGAATTGGTGATGTTCTGTTCGCCCAGCCATCCTCTGGCCGGCAAAGCGTCCCTTTCAGATGAGGACCTGCGCAACGCCACCTGGATAATGCGAGAACAGGGCTCAGGCACGCGCCAAAGCTTTGAGCGAGGCATGCACGGCCTGTTACCGGATCTGAACGTACTGCTGGAACTGGAACACACGGAAGCCATCAAGCGCGCGGTAGAAGCAGACCTCGGCATTGGTTGCCTGTCTGAAGTCGTGCTGGCCGACGCCTTCAAGCGTGGCAGTCTGGTGCCGCTGACCGTCCCTGCGCACCGACGGTTTGATCGCCAGTTCTACTTCATCCTGCACAAACAGAAATATCGCAGCGCTGGCATTGATGCCTGGATAGATCTGTGCAGGCAGCTACGCTGA
- a CDS encoding ferredoxin--NADP reductase: MSNLIKEKVTSVHHWNDTLFSFTTSRDPGFRFKNGHFVMIGLETEGKPLMRAYSIASANYEEELEFFSIKVQDGPLTSRLQKIQVGDEILVSRKPTGTLILDNLLPGKNLWLISTGTGLAPFMSIIKDPEVYEAFDKVILTHGVRYVSELAYQKEIEELPENEYFGEMVKGKLVYYPTVTREEFRNQGRLTDAMETGKITRDLDLPDFDPETDRFMICGSPSMLKDTCSILNNMGFKEARGGDMGHYVIERAFVEQ, from the coding sequence ATGAGCAACCTGATCAAAGAGAAAGTTACCAGCGTTCATCACTGGAACGATACTCTGTTCAGCTTCACTACAAGCCGGGATCCGGGCTTTCGTTTCAAGAACGGTCATTTTGTCATGATCGGTCTGGAGACCGAGGGCAAGCCGCTGATGCGCGCGTACAGTATTGCCAGTGCCAACTACGAGGAGGAGCTTGAGTTCTTCTCGATCAAGGTGCAAGACGGCCCACTGACATCCCGCCTGCAGAAAATCCAGGTGGGCGATGAGATCCTGGTGAGCCGCAAACCGACGGGAACCCTGATTCTGGATAACCTCCTGCCGGGCAAGAATCTGTGGCTGATCAGCACCGGCACAGGGCTGGCGCCGTTCATGAGCATCATCAAGGACCCTGAGGTCTACGAGGCGTTTGACAAGGTTATCCTGACCCATGGCGTTCGTTACGTTTCCGAACTGGCCTATCAGAAGGAAATCGAGGAACTGCCGGAGAACGAATACTTCGGCGAAATGGTCAAGGGCAAGCTGGTCTACTATCCGACCGTCACGCGGGAAGAATTCCGCAATCAGGGTAGGCTGACCGATGCGATGGAAACCGGCAAGATTACCCGTGATCTGGACTTGCCGGATTTCGATCCGGAGACCGACCGTTTCATGATCTGCGGCAGCCCGAGCATGCTCAAGGACACCTGCTCCATCCTGAACAACATGGGATTCAAGGAAGCCCGCGGTGGCGACATGGGGCATTACGTGATCGAGAGGGCGTTTGTGGAACAGTGA
- a CDS encoding PQQ-dependent sugar dehydrogenase has product MAGKQLKINVISFLVALLVGVVLGTVVQTQLNLLALQAMGVAVGLDARVSATVHDLASFAPLYLILFGVSFLVSQSVAATVSRLVGRGLRVPLFALAGAAGLWTALMIVNALAPMPTLIAATRSAGGLLAMLLTAAFAGALFARLTAKPFAGVSGHTSKTLLACCLAAGLGPLPGPAQAQSSGDYTVETVTSGLEHPWSLAFLPGGGALVTERAGQLRRISGEWELEPKAITGVPPVFNDAQAGLFDVLLSPEFDSNQEIFLAYACGAASANHLCVARGQLQSMALREVVEIFRAKPAKQGSAHYGGRMAWLPDGTLIVTLGDGFDYREQAQDLSSHLGKIVRLNPDGTAPDDNPFVGRDEALPEIYSYGHRNVQGLVYDSVEDLLIAHEHGPRGGDEINIIEPGHNYGWPVITHGIDYTGAMITPFVEQEGMEQPLLHWTPSIAPSGMTRYRGDLFPDWQGNLLVGALADKSVHRVTLEARQASDVETLFEALGERVRDVATGPDGAVYLLTDSANGRLLRIVP; this is encoded by the coding sequence ATGGCAGGAAAGCAGTTGAAGATAAACGTCATCAGCTTTTTGGTGGCACTGCTGGTCGGGGTGGTTCTTGGCACAGTGGTTCAGACACAGTTAAACCTGTTGGCCCTTCAGGCTATGGGGGTGGCGGTTGGACTTGACGCCCGCGTTTCCGCCACCGTGCATGACCTGGCCTCCTTTGCGCCGCTCTACCTGATCCTGTTTGGCGTCAGTTTCCTGGTTTCCCAGAGTGTCGCTGCGACCGTTTCCCGGCTCGTAGGGCGTGGACTGCGGGTACCACTGTTCGCCCTGGCGGGGGCAGCCGGGCTTTGGACGGCGCTGATGATTGTCAACGCCCTGGCACCCATGCCGACGCTGATTGCAGCGACCCGGTCCGCGGGTGGATTGCTGGCCATGTTGTTAACGGCGGCGTTTGCCGGTGCCTTGTTCGCCCGCTTGACCGCCAAACCGTTCGCGGGTGTCAGTGGCCACACCTCAAAAACCCTGCTGGCCTGTTGCCTGGCAGCAGGCCTCGGGCCGCTGCCTGGGCCGGCACAGGCCCAGTCTTCCGGCGACTATACCGTAGAGACGGTGACCTCCGGATTGGAGCATCCCTGGTCTCTGGCCTTTCTTCCAGGTGGCGGGGCCCTGGTAACCGAGCGGGCCGGGCAGTTGCGGCGCATTTCAGGGGAGTGGGAGCTGGAGCCGAAGGCGATAACCGGTGTGCCGCCGGTTTTCAATGATGCGCAGGCAGGCCTTTTTGATGTCCTGTTGTCGCCAGAGTTTGATTCCAACCAGGAGATTTTTCTCGCCTACGCCTGTGGCGCTGCATCTGCCAATCATCTTTGCGTTGCCCGCGGCCAGCTACAGAGCATGGCCTTGCGGGAGGTTGTCGAGATATTCCGGGCCAAACCGGCGAAGCAGGGCAGCGCCCACTACGGTGGCCGAATGGCATGGCTTCCGGATGGTACGCTGATTGTCACTCTTGGCGACGGGTTCGACTACCGTGAGCAGGCTCAGGATTTGTCCAGTCATCTGGGCAAAATTGTCCGGCTGAACCCGGATGGCACGGCCCCCGACGACAACCCCTTCGTAGGTCGGGATGAAGCTCTTCCAGAAATCTACAGTTACGGGCACCGTAATGTTCAGGGGCTGGTCTACGATTCCGTTGAGGACCTGCTGATTGCCCATGAGCATGGCCCGCGTGGTGGGGATGAGATCAACATTATCGAGCCGGGGCACAACTATGGCTGGCCGGTGATCACTCACGGCATCGACTACACCGGAGCCATGATCACGCCGTTTGTTGAGCAGGAGGGTATGGAGCAGCCGTTGTTGCACTGGACGCCTTCAATCGCCCCCTCAGGGATGACACGTTACCGGGGTGACCTGTTTCCGGACTGGCAGGGAAACCTCCTGGTAGGCGCCCTTGCTGACAAAAGCGTTCATCGCGTCACGCTGGAAGCCCGGCAAGCAAGCGATGTGGAGACACTGTTCGAAGCGCTTGGCGAACGGGTCCGGGATGTGGCTACCGGGCCGGACGGCGCGGTGTATCTGCTCACTGACAGCGCCAATGGGCGGTTGCTGCGTATCGTGCCTTAG
- a CDS encoding acyl-CoA thioesterase — protein MFHLELEPRFSDTDALGHISNTTLPVWFEQARTPVFRIFHPTLEAETWPLIIARLEIDLMAQSYWHIPVTIKTGIGKIGNSSFHVIQEAWQGDKQIARGVAVLIHFDYETEKALPIPDGIRAKLSEHLTE, from the coding sequence ATGTTTCATCTGGAACTGGAACCACGTTTCAGCGATACCGATGCCCTCGGGCATATCAGCAATACCACTCTGCCGGTCTGGTTCGAGCAGGCCAGGACGCCGGTTTTCCGGATTTTTCACCCGACCCTTGAAGCCGAGACCTGGCCGTTGATCATCGCACGGCTGGAGATTGATCTGATGGCACAGAGCTACTGGCATATTCCGGTAACGATCAAAACAGGTATCGGTAAGATCGGCAATTCCTCATTTCATGTCATTCAGGAAGCCTGGCAGGGCGACAAGCAGATTGCCCGGGGTGTTGCAGTGTTAATTCATTTTGATTACGAAACGGAGAAGGCACTGCCGATTCCCGACGGAATCAGGGCGAAGCTTTCCGAGCACCTCACGGAATGA
- a CDS encoding OmpW/AlkL family protein, translating to MKVFSVSRVASAAVLSLFGICQAGPVLAGAGDFYVRAGISAMDPDTGSESFSTIPRSGVQLDSDIALSGALGWFFTDYASLEISSSLPYSPKLEGNHRLKELGIGNIGDVKYVPTYLTVNFFFQDTSAVTPYLGAGVAFNKFYDENASLSGLDVNLDSTFDPTVVAGVELDFGVPVLVNFDVRYTPLATDAEFSGAIDETVEMDLDPAVFTLGVGYQF from the coding sequence ATGAAGGTATTTTCTGTTTCACGTGTGGCCAGCGCGGCAGTTTTGTCCTTGTTCGGGATATGTCAGGCAGGTCCTGTTCTTGCTGGAGCCGGTGATTTCTATGTCCGGGCGGGCATAAGTGCCATGGACCCGGATACCGGAAGTGAGAGCTTCTCAACCATACCCCGAAGCGGTGTCCAATTGGATAGCGATATTGCTCTCAGCGGTGCCCTGGGCTGGTTCTTCACGGACTATGCGTCCCTCGAAATCAGTTCCTCGTTGCCATACTCGCCAAAACTGGAGGGTAATCACCGATTGAAAGAGCTTGGGATTGGCAACATCGGGGATGTTAAATATGTACCCACCTATCTTACCGTGAATTTTTTCTTTCAGGACACGTCGGCGGTAACTCCCTACCTGGGAGCAGGGGTTGCCTTCAACAAGTTCTACGATGAAAACGCCAGCCTGTCCGGCCTTGATGTCAACCTGGACAGCACCTTCGATCCCACAGTTGTCGCTGGTGTCGAGCTGGATTTTGGGGTGCCGGTGCTGGTCAATTTTGACGTTCGCTATACGCCCCTGGCGACAGACGCCGAATTCTCCGGAGCCATTGATGAGACTGTCGAAATGGATCTCGATCCGGCGGTATTTACGTTGGGCGTAGGCTATCAGTTCTGA